Sequence from the Metopolophium dirhodum isolate CAU chromosome 2, ASM1992520v1, whole genome shotgun sequence genome:
GTTAATTTAATTGCAATCTTAAGTAAAATAAAcagtaacaataaaatactcTATTCAACTAACAATTTTTTCACAAGTAAGACGCATAATATGTTAGAAAATGGAGTTACATAGATAATTAGATGAAGTAAGTGGAATAAAGAAGTAGGAGAATATCTAGTGTGACGAGGTggaacattaatttaatttgtgaaTGGAGGGTAGAGGCCAATCAATTGAGTTAGACAAAAGTTTAGTAAGAAATGATATATTCACAATGTGTCTCCGATTAGCAATACtggttaaatttaaaacttagagTTTTAATCGTGCGGAGGACAAAGGGATCTTTAGAGAATAAACTGCAgcaaattatcatttaaataatacataacttTTTTATGACTCATTATCGCATGTCAacggtttttcaaaaatatttaaacgatggttaaaaaaatctcgattatttaaaaacttttttaatatatttttgtattttattgttttatcaaaaacatttagatttatgaaaatatttataaatatatagatttatattacagataatactatagtaggtactttagtaaatacttactaatttacaatatttgataaaaaatattctacaaacatgtagtaatttatattattattttagagtattttaaattaggtaggtacctattaaataacatgtttttttacgttggaatatattatcttgattattgtaaatgattattttttgattaacttCCATTAAATTGAATccaatattacactattattacaTGTATGAACTTAAATCtgtttgttttaaacataattatatttcacaataattgttaatttttttgttgatatatttaaatattttaaaataatatcgacATAAATTCTCTATACGATTATTTTTGagtagtaattaatttataatataattttctcacTTGTATTCGTCGCCGTCATACCTCTGATCATTAAAACTACCCTAGTCCTACATGTGTACTGTGTAGGTACTGCAGgcttcataataattatcaacgttaaaatacattttttcctcTAGTTAAACTGAATCGAATTTCACccgtaaaaatattactaatgcATGGGCAATCTTGTACCCAGGTTTTTTTCTTTGTGACACCACCGGACTGAACGTTTACACATGCTTGGTCCtcaattattgtacaaaaaacaCGTAGTGAAAATATACAACCAGTACCTACAACGGTGTGTATTACCTCCACTGGGCTCTAAGTACGATTTTCCTAAGCGTGGCTAGTATGTCGCACTAGTACTTAGCGGAGGCTTACATTCCAAAGACATAAAATGCTTGAGGCGGATTCGAGAATTGTATCTTCATTGATTTTCTCAACCCGGCTTACGTCTGCCAGTCTTGAAGTCTATTTCATCCACTTTTTCTCGGCTCGGTTAGTTAGCCCGCCAGCCTCTAATATCGTTCGTCTTTTTTGTTTTCGACCCGGCTTACCGCCCGCCGGTCTAAAATTCTGGTTCTCCATGTTCTCGGCCGGTCGGTTAACCAACTAGAACACTGTGGTTGATCCGCTGGTGTTTGGTTTATGCAATTTCCCTTCTGTATATCTTCCGCTGTGGCCACGTTTTGTTTGCTCGGTCCTAGGTCGATTCGGTCATCGGCGTCCAGAGGCGGCCAAGTCCGAGCACCCTTTGTCTCTTCAATCGTGAGATCACCCGGGCAGTGCTCAACCGTGCTGCGAGTGTCTTACCCGGGGCCGCTGTGGGGCCGTTTCGGATGAGCGATACTGAGGAGCGGGATGGGTCGACGGTCCAGTTTTACGTTCCAGTTGCCTTAGAAGTCAAGCCTTCGATCCGTTGCTGTCGATGTTGGAGGGCGCTCTTTGGTAAATGTCAGTGATCATCACGTGTccggttttatacagtttgcctTCTGTGTCGTCCGTTAAGTGCGTTGTTGTGATTGCTTATGGTCCTAGGTGCTTTCGGTGCAGTCCGGGCACCCTTTGCCTCCTAAATCGTGTGATCACTCGGACGGGTCCCAACCGTGCAGTGAGTGTTTTACTAGGACTGCAGGGCCGTTTTAGATGAGGGAATCTTGTATCCACCTATggatattaaaatttacatcGTTCCATCTTGAATACAATTGAGTCGaatacgcgtattatattatattgttactcgttaatataatattaaagatgaATGTATGTGAATGTGCagtactatatacaatatatgatgAATATACCAACCGACATATTTGTTCAATTTCCAAAACATTTATcttagttattagttaaatatatataataccccTGAACATTTCTGACTGGATTTAGCATTTTCCTATTGAAACCATAAATAACAAGAGTGTACCGAATAACTATGGGGTGGTTGGTACATAGCGTGTTCATTGTTTCGTTCTGTGTATAGTTTTTCACCATGTAAAAAGTTTACGCACCGACTTTATGATGTAAAAGGGTAGGGTCACTAAACATTTCGATGATAGTTAGGATCATCCGAACCGTATACGGACGATAAACAGACGGAGTAAAAGTTTCAGATAAAGTATCTATACGTCTGCATgtcaaacattattaataatactacgaACTcaccaaattatatttttcataaaacgtAAAAGtatgagtaaaataaaaaatatttaacagtcttaagtttttgaaataaaaatagtgtTTGGAGTTTTGCACCCTCCGTCTTAAACGTCAAGCCAGAATGCAAATTAAAAGGACATCTTCATTGtttgaaatttcaaatattcGTATTAGGACCCAAACTATTACAGAAGCAGACAACTTTATACACGAATGTTTAGTGCGGGAAATGGGGGTTGCagtgtattatatgtatatatatatgtgaataTTGTGTTCGGAAGGGTATAGCATAATCTACCCCTCCACGAAGTTGATAACCCATTTCGTGACCTAAGCGTACGAGTTTCGTCAAATTGATTTTCATGAACTtccttttttaaattcttggaaattttatattaaaatattcaaattatacaaatattgaattcTATAAAATACAACACGGTGGCTGATGTTATCGCGTTTGCTTGTGGAaacaattagtttttaaattttttgtgtaaatgtgtaattttttcgatattatatttttaattaattatattaacttcataatattttgttgaaaattcgAAAATTAAAGTTCTATTTGAATACATTGGAATActtcaatttatatttgaaataaatatagtttgacatttaaattaaaaaatataaatttagcttTGTGTTTACGCGCGCCGAATGGCTTctgttttatatgattttttttttgtgaatccTATTGGGTGTGCATAAAAATGCGTACAAATAACCGAAATATAGTCTAGACGCGGCAAAATATAACGAatgggtattattttttttgttcaatttttttaaccactatcataatattatgttattatcataaCCGTTGTTTGGCGATTAATTCTGAAATCGTATATGGTACGACGTATAATATGCGAACAGCATCGTATTCGATATTCTTCTCGGTTTTCTAGTCACGCTCGCGTTTATAAATTGTTGCCATACACTGCTCGaataacctaatataataaacaacacgtcgtatacacacaatataataatattataaactataataatatgcaaaatatcaCTTGTTTTCCTCGATAAACAACCGATGCCGTCCGATGTAGACGccgacatattatatacaccaaatttaaatttgacgtCTTTGCAAACgctaataattcattattcgAAGTTTCTGctgccaccaccaccacacagagtgatacatattttgaataattttactataggtggaaaattaacaaaacatatataatttaagcCATTTTCCTACAGCCAGCTAGTTATTGAAAAGCGGAAATTAAGCttattaaagttatatatagttaaaatagtttttttttttacgatattattaatattatatcaaatcgatataaattatatatacttatttttacaggacgtagaaatgtagaatgtaaatattatattttgaacgattgtgaatttcattttatataaacaacttttaatatatttctttttaaagtATCTTCTTTTAAAACTTTGCAGCATATTTGCAATACATATGTAGGATTATAAGTACATTATAAGAAATTCAAtacaatgcaattattatacatgcaaCTATGCAAGTGaagcgataaaaaaataaaagtacatGAGATTAAAGTGGACAAACTCAAACAGTTAGTTTTCAGATTTACAGAACACAAAATAGatgataataaattcaatatttttattatgctcATCTTTCATTTTAACAGATAAATGAAACTGTAAATAATTCAAGTAAACCGTGTTaaggtttatcattttttttttttatacaactaatttattgaattatttctgCAGTGATTATTTCTCAAAGTAAACACGGAAACAcgaactacataataatatatatttaataaagaaaCAAAATGGACAATAATGCACACAGCTCTCTTCAACTCGCTGTGAAGTTGTTCGGAAATTTGCACgcgattttaatttgaaaaagcaTTGGTCATGTCTTGTgattttatttcgtttaaatttttacaaatattattttttccttttttcgTCCACCTACAGAATCCGAATTCGTCCTACGGCGTGCCGGTAAAatctttttattattcatagcgAAAAATCGTTACGCCCGTTAGTTGAGACGCCGGATTTGTCGAGCTGGTTTTGTTTTGCCGTTGTAGTGATGCTTCAGCCGCAGCTAATTGAACCACGGATTGATCTGCAGACACCCGTGTTCTCTCTTCGGAGGCAGATGAGGAGCGGTAACATGATTATAACGGTTGTATACTGCAggacgataattattattcgcgTTCAAGAAACAATAAATGCCAGAGATATCTTAGTTGGATGTCTCGAAGATATATTAGTCTTATTACGACTATATTGTAATCGTTGTGACACGAACTGTTAACCACCCTGTGGGATGATATtcagtatgtatatatattacataggatgcatgtatatattgtatagaagctatttataatataaaacgtcgTGCGCACGAACCCAGTTGTTTCTCGTCCTGCTCCTGCTCATGCTCCATCACCGCAACGGGGGGTGCGCTCGCGTATTGTTTGTACGCAACGGCAAACCCAATTCATTAATTCGGTAACCGAATACACCGAGTTATAAACGTCGGTCGGCGACGAAGGGTTATCATAACACGATCCCGGAAGAGGGAGGGTAGGGGAGTGTTGAAAAAACTCATAATGTATATTGGTGTGTGGGTTGGTGGAGACGAAACAGCAGttgtactttatattatataggtatattgccCGACTTGCCGGGATAGAGAGATGGCGGGAGAGAAAGCTATTTGTGCGACGTCTATTACAACGCAAATTGGAATCCGATGACTTATGACGGACGATGTTTGCGGTAAGGGCGTTGGCCTCGTTTTGGCGACAGCGGCGGTGTTGACGACTGTCGTGGCGGGGAGGtaaagtatacataataatattaataataataataataacacgtataCCGGGTGAGTGAGGTgacaatgtgtgtgtgtgtgtgtgtgtgtgtgtgatagaGAGAGAAATAGAGTGAGTGGGGTGACAGTGTGTATGTGTGCAAGAGAGAGATAGAGTATGAAAGAGAAGGCGAGAGAGACCCCACCAAACACATGGTCGGAGGGTACGGCGATATAACATGTAGCGGCGAGGGGGATTGTGGCGTCTGTTTCTAATCAACCGACGACTATATTATACGGTGGCGCGGGTGGGCGTCGGCCGGGCGCCGTTGTCGCCGTCGAATATTGTCACTGCGAATTTATAGAGGACCTAagtagtattatatacatatatacaatatattgtgtacgtgacgatattattataatacgatgtgCGCTCAGAAAGTCTATTTGCCTTATCCTAAGGATTTTTACCCATTGGCCAAATTATAGGACATTGTAGATATCTGATGCCGCCGCCTTATATACGGGTGAGATGTAAATTACAGAAGCGATTTCTAAGATCGACAAATGTGTTTGTAATTTTCATACTTGacgacattttaataaatatatagccaCATGATGTATACGTGTAACCTACAAGAGTATAGGGATTCAAAAGGATAAAATGTCATACGACTATTTTATTCGAATCACCGGTATCAGTGACGTGTAACATAGAGTCCAAGTGTTGCTCAGGCTACACCTAAATTATGGGCGCGGGGATATTGATAGATGAAAAATAGGACATTTTATAGGACAGGATAACAGTATCATACGAGGGTTAggtcacctaaaattatttgtgcaaccccaatttttttttatgatatggATACGCCACTGACCCATATCAATTAAGTCAGAAGTTAACTCAAAGAACGGaccaatttggaaaattttcaACTATCACTATCCTCAATATATAACCATATAAACATTTCATCCGCTAAATTTGGTTatctttcaatttttaagttaatatcttttttaaatttaaaaaaattgatgaaaatGTTGTCCGAGTGAGTAAACGTTTTTAGAGTTTTATCTGAACGTGGCGTGGGTGGTGTAGCTTGTGTTTCGCGTCACCAGGTATTTCGGGTCATTAAATTACAAAGACCGTCTCGGAGACCGTCTCGGAGAACAAGAAATAGGCATGgagataaaattgaaaaaaaaaataaattgataacaatttttcCGTGCCCACGAATTTTCCCGcacgaaaatattatactgcacttaagtatattatattatgtgtacacgcgtacacacctatattattttatcgttctTCGGAATGTTTTAATCGAATGCATTTTTTTCAATcgcacttttatattatttctaacataatattatttattaatacatttaacagtatattcagtattatatataggtatagtatacatAGAATAGAAAGAACTCTTATGTGAAAAAAAACGATCAAATcgatgtataatagtattatcttacgatattatttcatagttttattgatcTCGCAAGTAATGCACTGTAGGCACGTTTTGGGCAACGCATAATATGTACCCTCaccacagaatagatgaaaTCAGAATGGACACTCTCCAAAAACCATGATAAGAACTGGAGTGCCACCAGTGTTGccatataataaaactatttttaatttctgatttATGTCGCAAAACACCACTCTGAGCATCCGCTTTATTTCGATTTGTTGGTAAACAAACTGCTTTTTTGAGGCTGGTTTGTAAAAAACAactttaaaattcatttttcataaaaagtGAACACGGCAAGTCCTCAGTGAATACttaatttggtatttttaaattcttgtgaTTTTACGCCACAACCAGTGATTATGGACTTCCTAAATAAACGCTTTAGAATAGCTAAATGCTGTATTAAAGACTGCAAAAGTTTTGAATTAGATCCGGATTTAATAAGTCAGaatcgtaaaataattaaatagttttggtGGCGCAATCTCCGCCACTCACTGTATATTTGATAGTAGAGAagtacattttgtttaatattgtatctaattttaatattctacaTACCTAACCTCTCTAGTTttgtaattatcattataataattctcgTTTGAACATAAAAAGatgtaaaagtaaataattctcTAAATAAACGACATTACGCACTCAATTACATCACAAACTACACTGGAgtaactatacaaatatacattatactatatttgtctgtaataatttaatttatacaggtaTTTCCGTTAAGACAGTTACCGCGATAAGGAATTCACTTTTATCGGAAGGTCGACAATCATATCTGTAGATCGCATTAACTAGAACGCATTAACATAAACCTGCAGttagtttcatattattatattaatgaaatattaaatataaatattagtatattattactcttattaatgaaatatacaatatctattgaaaatatataatatcgttaattACAAAATTTCAAATCAACCGCCAATTCTTCGgtcgaaataataaaattatatacaatattttttttactgtacttTTTGGTAGCACTGGATCACTTTAGGCTAAAATACCGTGTCTGCCATAAGAGCCCATGTAAATTTTTGGAGAGTGTCCATTTTGATTTCATCTATTCTGTGCCCTCACAGTGGTTCTATTTCCGGGGGGCCGTAAAATCTCGGAACGTATTCACATGGACCGTATAAACACGGAACAAAAACGTATAGTCCCGGACCGTAGAAAtgcggaataaaatatttttcataccgtATTATGTCGGACCGTATAATCgcggaatttcaaaatatgcggACTGTATTGTCACGGACTGTATAAATCTGGAAAGTATACTCCCGGACCGTATTCttgcggaaaaaaaaatacgtacaccGTATATTCGCGGACCGTAGAAATGCGgaataaaatattcttcaaaCCATATTAGGCCGGACCGTATAATCGCGGAAtcctaattttaaaacattcttAAGGGGTTTTAAATAggcaatttaaatgttaatttattattaggtacctaccaacatTTGATCTCTGTCAGCTACTAACtactaaatatactaatttaaaactattcaaacaataataaatagaataatagtcatgtttaataaaaaaaaaataggtttacAGTTTATATCGTGACGACGGCAAcgtaacatattaattatgccgtatacctaatgtttaaattccaaaaaactaaaaaatccaTTTGATATGAAAGTTAATAATTGTTACATTAAATACAGGAACTTATTGCTTAAAGGTCTGGTCTCTAATCAAAGATGTTGCTAATCCTTTTTCTTGTgactataaacatattaatggtATTATGAATTTAACTTATTCTTTAGCAAtgttggaaataatatttcatatttttatcttatggTTACAGAAATGTACAGGGGTTTATTATGCATGATAAATGTCATATTAGTGACTCAATCTTCTTAACacatattactttaaattaaatagaagaaaatattataaacataaaacaaaattccTCTTTTTTGATGGTAAATAGAATACATGGAGAACAACATCGatacctttaaatatttttttatgataaggcatttggaatatattttcctacaaaattttgaaaaatcccTTATCATTCCTTCATATAAATCAGGGGCttctgaaaattttactgattaTAGACCTACCTCTCTTAGTCGCTCACACTGTCTATTTCAAAAATGTCTCAAAAATAGATTAGTAAATTTCTCAAatgatcataatttttttttttcatatagtcAGTGTGGGTTCAGGAAAGGTATATCTAACTAATGGTCAGGGATTAAAGTATGAAAAATTTCCAGAGGGGGCTAATGTCTCTATATAGTTTTAAGCGttccatatataattttatgaataatgtctaatgtataaaatcttaattttttaaagggGACGCTTTTTAACCACCATCAGTCCTCCTGCGTCTCCCCACTTTACACCTGCTAATGGTGATCTACTACAGACTTCGAAATTCATTCATTCAAGTCTGGATAAAGGAAATAAGGTAATAGGCATGTTCCTTGATTTAAAAAGAGCATTTGATTCGACtgtcaactataatatttttataaagaaattaaagtATTACGGTATCCGTAAAATTGCTCTATTACTATTCTCATCTTACCTTTCCAATAAACATTCAACACAGGTAGTTAGAATTAATGAGTGCTTTAGTTTTTCGATTTCTGATAACTGTGGTGTTCCTCAAGGTACCGTCTTAGGACCTATAGTCTAATATAGTCCTATACTATtccttataatatacattaatgtatgtattaatttgaaaattaatggtTAGGTAATTTGTTTTGCAGATGATACATTAGTGTATCCTACTGTGTATCTTACGGTATTAGTGTTACCTTGAACATGATAATATTGACAATCTATGTAGCTTAGCTAATAAATGTATCAACAACATTAAAGCCTGGTTAGATAACAATTTTCTTGAACTTAGTATTAACAAATCTAAATCTatgttttttagtataaataatactaatgtaGGTACCTTAGAAAGATGTCATAGCTCATAGCTAAAATTGTTTaagtaaaatagaatttatgatTACCGTTTACTTGAAAATgtttccaaaataaaatatttaggcaTTATCTTTGATCATAATCTTAATTGAAAAGATCACATACATAACAtacaatatttgtaattgtattagaaaattattttataaatttaaaatattaaaaaaaaaaagtaaatcttTGTAATAATCGTATAATTTACATTGCACTAGCTCAATCTATAATTAGCTATAGAATATATGTATTTGGGGATCTGCTTTTAAATCAAACTTTTACCCACTAAACATAACTTTAAATaacttgttaataataattttaaatagaccTAGACTTTACTCagtttattatctttattccAAACTGTCAATAGTTGATAGTTTAAATTCCATTTTCATAAAAGAATATTCTACTTAAATGTACTCTGTTGAATTTGATGACGcaaaatttaatcataaatataatactaggAATAAGGAAAAATCTAATACTAAATACGTTTTTTGTTCTACTACTTTTGgcaaatattgacaaattaatgttcgttaatttttaaatcatataatagttataagaaGCATGTCAACACCtcagatttatataattacctagtgtgacatattatattgaaatacttttttttattaattttgaacatctatattatataaatgaactatgggtacataataatataatcatagttaaaaaaacttaatgtattttttatgaactttcTCATTTCAGCATAAGCTTTGTTTTTGAAATGAGAAAATAACCATTATTTCATTGTATTGTATATGTAATCTGTAACTTGAAAAATGATGGAatcaattatagttattattattattatgattatcaaataatttataacattctatatatgtaaaattagtacctagttacttaaacattcaatttgatataaaatcaaAGTTATTTAGGAAAATACAATGAATGGATTTCACAATTTGATGagtgtaaacaatttaaaaagaaaatctactcaaatacatatatatatatatatatatatatatatacaatttagttttaGTAACTATTCTGAAGTAGGAATTGTATATGGTATAACTAATcaaattgaaattttgaatttaatttctatttgttgtagaaatcttagaattttttatggtaatcaaatttaaacattttgtggATAATGAAAGTGATTAAATCAGATAcctatatttcttaaaaatagctacaattattattatactttttccaaatgtcaataactaataagtaaaataaatatactgccATACTATATTTTCTGTGAAaccaagttaaataaaatatgtattactaaGACAACAAACAAATGTAACTTATGACAAcatttaatcttttattttgtcatcttataattaatagtaacataataatataatacaatctaacaatttataatttacttgaatatatttaagagaaaaaaattcTTTGAAAGGAAATATTAGGTGATCGGCACAACGGACAAACCGAGTTTGGCACCTGTAAGCGTTCCACACATGATGCACATACCCATGCATGGCCGCATGGCAAAATTATATACTCGGCTGCAGTTCCATTTACCGCTACTACCATACACACCATGCATACAGAACTTTCTGCCGGCGGATCAGCAACATTAACCCTTTCTTCTAAAGGTAATTCCCTTGGCCTTCGTGCTGGTGGGTCTCCAACATTAAGTTCAACCTCTAAAGGTAATTCGTCAGGTggtatttgttcaaaattttcaaTCTGTCCTTCATCGGCCATCTCGTCATTGTTGCGCAGAGCCCAAATCCGTTGTCTTTGCTCGTACCCTTCAGTGACATAAGAACATCTCTGCAAAAATTGCCAACTGGAAATCAATCCTAAATTTAGCTGTTGGGTAGCATTTTTGATTCGCATTGAATTAGCTAGAAATTTGAATCTTAAATGCCTAGTtggatttaaattattgttcagCTGATTGACAATAATGtggtagtttttatttaaatttgttaaatgatctgaaataaataaaattaaccatTATAATTTCTGTTGTAAACTtcaaaagaataattttatgagttatgaaataacaataaaatcattatacctatattaacttACCTAAAAATATCCATAAACTTGGATGGTTGGTGCCAAATTTGACTTTTAGAGAGTTGTGGAAACTCTCAACGTTGTTGTTGGTTCTCCGAGGTAATCCATAAACCGATATGATGTGTGGTCCAACATTTCTTAACCAGTACCTATGCCATAAAATACATTGTACTGTACagaattgtaaataatagtattgtttTGATACATTgcagtttaaatttttatattctagttagtatttattcttaaatataatattttgtgtttttttgtttctagTGCATAAAATACCTACCTTTGGTAATACTGAAATAGTTGTTCCAAATGAACTCCATGGTTTCGAGCAAATGCTGTTATTAatgaaaaactattttcaatGTTAAGAGCGGGCAATAGAGGAAGGCACATTAATAGTCTTAACGCTTTTAGAgcattgtcattattattgatatggTTTAAATAACccagttttttcatttttctccaTACAgcctttaaaattgaaacatatatagattaggtacctaatgaaaataattcttataagcagttaatttaaataattttaagtgtaCACGGGGGGCGATCACATCCTGGCAACCCATGCCAGTCCGTCACTGCctatatgttataaatgttaatcaaaaattttaaagtggGTAACATAATGTAACTCTTACTTGGTTGTGATGGAACCAGCACCCAACAGATTGGGCTCCAGGAAAAACTGATAATAGTACATCCCTCAAAGCACTTTCataatctgttataattatacttggtcttaatgtaggtagtaaattattttttacaaattgaaaGACACATTCATATGATCTTCTCGTTTTACTCTCCATCAGAACGTAAATGATAGGTATGgactataaaaatgttttaaagtattattattttataatgacattCATAATTTTGTCTGTCTTACATAATTTTGAATCATGCAATGCAAAACCAATAATTGATATCCCATATTAGCTGGGATTATTTTGAAGGTGGCGTCTGCATGGATTTCATTTACATCGTTCAGTAACACAGTATGAATAAGTTGAGTACAAGCAAATATGATGTTTGTTTTACCATCAGTGTCTTGTACACAACATCTTAAAAAATTTGCCTCACAACAACTAAATCTTTCAAGTTGCCCGTCATCAAACAGTGTGGCAAGTTCCCTTAAATTATTCGGTAATCTGGGCAATGATTTTCTTCTGGCCAAACGCATAATAGACTCTGCAGATGACCAGGGGTATAAAGATGCAGCTACCaaatgcctatatattatacttattattacacaatgttcaatttattatactatatgtgaTATAGTTACCTTCTTGCTTCCTCATCATAAAtggtttttaacaatatattttcagtTGATCCTctttgttttaatacatttctaaaactGTTGATGAGGACGGTATTGTTTGCATCCCCCACATGATTTCTATGTGGCTGAATTATAACAATGCTGTTATCTCTCAATCTTTTCATTGATCCCGTG
This genomic interval carries:
- the LOC132937948 gene encoding uncharacterized protein LOC132937948, with product MKRLRDNSIVIIQPHRNHVGDANNTVLINSFRNVLKQRGSTENILLKTIYDEEARRHLVAASLYPWSSAESIMRLARRKSLPRLPNNLRELATLFDDGQLERFSCCEANFLRCCVQDTDGKTNIIFACTQLIHTVLLNDVNEIHADATFKIIPANMGYQLLVLHCMIQNYSIPIIYVLMESKTRRSYECVFQFVKNNLLPTLRPSIIITDYESALRDVLLSVFPGAQSVGCWFHHNQAVWRKMKKLGYLNHINNNDNALKALRLLMCLPLLPALNIENSFSLITAFARNHGVHLEQLFQYYQRYWLRNVGPHIISVYGLPRRTNNNVESFHNSLKVKFGTNHPSLWIFLDHLTNLNKNYHIIVNQLNNNLNPTRHLRFKFLANSMRIKNATQQLNLGLISSWQFLQRCSYVTEGYEQRQRIWALRNNDEMADEGQIENFEQIPPDELPLEVELNVGDPPARRPRELPLEERVNVADPPAESSVCMVCMVVAVNGTAAEYIILPCGHAWSQEKGLATSLIRDQTFKQ